From one Triticum aestivum cultivar Chinese Spring chromosome 4B, IWGSC CS RefSeq v2.1, whole genome shotgun sequence genomic stretch:
- the LOC123094952 gene encoding uncharacterized protein: MSGAQGAQPKGAFTATTYRSAAAPDGAEECQQQQSPRTELRSSKDEHGLPVKMLEEKVEDATGKGGPVFGAGAEDGKPDLGVTGTGGG, from the coding sequence ATGTCTGGAGCCCAAGGCGCACAGCCCAAGGGAGCTTTCACGGCGACCACGTACAGGTCGGCGGCAGCTCCCGACGGCGCGGAGGAGTGCCAGCAGCAGCAGTCGCCAAGGACAGAGCTACGGTCGAGCAAGGACGAGCATGGGTTGCCGGTGAAGATGCTCGAGGAGAAGGTCGAAGACGCCACTGGGAAGGGTGGCCCGGTGTTCGGTGCCGGCGCGGAGGACGGCAAGCCCGACCTGGGCGTCACAGGCACCGGCGGAGGCTAA
- the LOC123094953 gene encoding uncharacterized protein Mb0911c, with amino-acid sequence MASGAVRPKLAYIVCYVDDVVKAAAFYADAFGYSVRRVDDSHKWAELDTGSTTIAFTPRHQRETDALTGEVQLPKSPRERGPVEICFDYDDVDAAYRRAVENGAVPVSAPEQKNWGQKVGYVRDFDGITVRLGSHVRE; translated from the exons ATGGCGTCTGGGGCGGTGAGACCTAAGCTCGCGTACATCGTCTGTTACGTCGACGACGTGGTCAAGGCGGCCGCCTTCTACGCCGACGCTTTCGGCTACAGCGTCCGCCGCGTCGACGACTCGCACAA GTGGGCGGAGCTGGACACCGGCTCGACGACCATCGCGTTCACGCCGCGGCACCAGAGGGAGACGGACGCGCTCACGGGCGAGGTGCAGCTGCCCAAGTCGCCCCGTGAGCGAGGGCCCGTGGAGATCTGCTTCGACTACGACGATGTCGACGCCGCGTACCGGCGGGCCGTGGAGAACGGGGCGGTGCCGGTAAGCGCGCCGGAGCAGAAGAACTGGGGGCAGAAGGTCGGCTACGTCAGGGATTTTGACGGGATCACCGTGCGCCTTGGGAGCCACGTCCGCGAGTAG